The window CTTCTACTTCGCCGGCTCGATCCAGCAGGGGATCCTCGTGGTGCCGGCGGAGGCGGACCCGGTCTACTTCGTCCGCCGGGTGCACGAGCGCGCGGTGGAGGAGTCGCCGCTCCCCGAGATCCGCAAGATCGCAAGCCCGAAGGAGGTCACCGCCCACTTCGCCGCCAAAGGCGTATCGTTCGCGAAGGTCGGGTTCGAGCTCGACGTCCTCCCGGTCGGGACCTTCCTCCGATTCCAGCAGCTGTTCCCCGGTGCGAAGGCCGAGGATGTCTCCGGCATCCTCCGTGAAATCCGCGCCGTGAAATCCCCCCACGAGGCGGCGATCCTCCGCGACTGCGGCTCCAGACTGGCCGGCATCCTGTCGGGCGCCCGGGACAGGATCCGCCCTGGGGTGACCGAGATGGCGCTGCAGGGGGCGCTGCAGGGGGAGGCGATCGGCGGCGGGCACACGACCATCACACGGATGCGCGCCTTCAACCAGGATACGGGACTGGGGTGCGTGATCTCCGGGCCGGACGCGGCGGTCCCCTCGTACGCCGACTTCCCGACCGCGGGGAAGGGGCTCTCCCCATACTCCCCCGCCGGGCAGGGGTACCGGGCGTTCCGTTCGAGCGAACCGATCCTCGTGGACATCATGTGGGCCCAGAACGGGTATCTCGTGGACATGGCCCGGACCTACAGCATCGGGAAGATGGCCCCGAAGATGGAGGACGCGTACGCGAAGTCGGTCGCCGTCCTGCGCGCCATCGAGGCGAAGATCCGCCCGGGCGCCGCCGCCGGGGAGCTCTACGAAGCCGGTCTATCCGTTGCCGCCTCCTCCCCGTACGCCGAGAACTTCATGGGGGCGCCGGGGTATAATACGAAGTTCATCGGGCACGGCGTGGGGATCGAAGTGGACGAGATCCCCTTCATCGCGAAGGGGGCGCCCACCGTGCTCGAACCCGGCATGGTCTTCGCCCTCGAGCCGAAATTCGTTTTTCCGGGCGAGGGGGCCGTGGGGCTGGAGAACTGCTACCTCGTGACCGGATCCGGGTTCGATACGCTCACCCCGCTTTCGGAAGACGTCATCCGGTGCGGCGGGTGAAGGGGAGGCGGAATTGAAAAGAGTGTTGAACCGGGAGGACGCACTCCTGATCGTGGTCGACATCCAGGAGCG of the Deltaproteobacteria bacterium genome contains:
- a CDS encoding aminopeptidase P family protein; the protein is MYTLTPAEEIRDRVTKLQGRLKAAALDAAFIVQNADLFYFAGSIQQGILVVPAEADPVYFVRRVHERAVEESPLPEIRKIASPKEVTAHFAAKGVSFAKVGFELDVLPVGTFLRFQQLFPGAKAEDVSGILREIRAVKSPHEAAILRDCGSRLAGILSGARDRIRPGVTEMALQGALQGEAIGGGHTTITRMRAFNQDTGLGCVISGPDAAVPSYADFPTAGKGLSPYSPAGQGYRAFRSSEPILVDIMWAQNGYLVDMARTYSIGKMAPKMEDAYAKSVAVLRAIEAKIRPGAAAGELYEAGLSVAASSPYAENFMGAPGYNTKFIGHGVGIEVDEIPFIAKGAPTVLEPGMVFALEPKFVFPGEGAVGLENCYLVTGSGFDTLTPLSEDVIRCGG